A window of Brettanomyces nanus chromosome 2, complete sequence contains these coding sequences:
- a CDS encoding uncharacterized protein (EggNog:ENOG41), with amino-acid sequence MNNAEISENSQFNGKSRTSGKVPRPSLAKRRQSDEFSQTFVEYVDTVDESDNEDDVSDNSFTNDDYVYDGASEDPCKHYAPATFFSDADDGSVESVYNKVPIGSDEDDVDDEGSTDTTDHADGAHVNREGILTHHHISSSYTTEIPEFYDPEKIVYPGLSPYEFSDEEFSKMNHFEFLRSLNLEEPPLLPPYLNSNLLDDSSSKDYKQYPYQYQSSNHVYINDQYSYQINNLNIMDKYAVINSSAPPKRPDINRSSSSQSSIKSIRNELLKNKEGHPKLKHVDYIEQVEKRHNLVPSHVMLNHLITSNLKLNKVMTGSCIHRYGGKFITQIVYFPVASQKE; translated from the coding sequence ATGAATAATGCAGAAATTTCCGAGAATAGTCAGTTCAATGGTAAATCAAGGACGTCTGGCAAAGTTCCTCGACCTTCGCTAGCGAAGCGAAGACAATCAGATGAGTTTTCGCAGACTTTCGTGGAATATGTTGATACAGTAGACGAATCAGATAATGAGGATGATGTTAGTGACAACTCATTTACCAATGACGATTATGTTTATGATGGCGCGAGTGAGGATCCCTGTAAACATTATGCACCAGCTACGTTTTTTTCAGATGCCGACGATGGGTCTGTTGAATCAGTGTATAATAAGGTGCCAATAGGGAGCGATGAGGACGATGTGGACGATGAGGGCAGCACGGATACTACAGACCATGCGGATGGGGCACACGTTAATAGAGAAGGTATATTGACTCATCATCAcatatcatcatcatataCTACAGAGATCCCCGAGTTCTATGACCCGGAAAAAATAGTTTATCCGGGGCTGTCTCCATACGAGTTCTCGGATGAGGAATTTAGTAAGATGAATCATTTCGAGTTTCTCCGATCTCTAAATCTGGAAGAGCCACCCTTACTTCCTCCCTACCTTAACTCAAATCTTCTCGACGATTCGTCTTCTAAGGATTATAAGCAGTACCCTTATCAATATCAAAGCTCTAATCATGTCTACATTAACGATCAGTATAGCTATCAgatcaacaatttgaaCATTATGGATAAATATGCCGTGATAAATTCTTCTGCACCACCTAAAAGGCCGGATATAAATCGATCTAGTTCTTCGCAATCTTCTATCAAAAGTATTCGAAATGAGTTACTGAAAAATAAGGAAGGCCATCCTAAATTGAAACACGTGGACTACATTGAGCAGGTTGAAAAGAGACACAACTTAGTTCCCAGTCACGTGATGCTTAACCATTTGATCACTTCgaacttgaagttgaataagGTGATGACCGGCTCATGTATTCACAGGTATGGAGGAAAGTTTATCACGCAAATAGTATATTTTCCGGTTGCTAGCCAAAAGgaatga